Part of the Citrus sinensis cultivar Valencia sweet orange chromosome 2, DVS_A1.0, whole genome shotgun sequence genome, GAGAACAATCAGTAAAGTATATGCAATTTCGTTCGCAGATCGAGGAGTCCAATATTTcaatagaaaaagaagaattaagACCCAAGAAGAGTGCTCTATTTCCCAAATCCTTGACCTTCGTCCATGTATTAGTGGTTAAATCCACCTCAAAAACCTGAAACTTATTCGCTCTACTTCGTGTGACAACCACCAATGCCCCTCCAGATTCTACCAAATATAGTATTGAAGAGGACATAAGTAACGAGATTGACATCCGTGCCACAACAATCAAGTTATTAGGAACGTGACCAGTAAAATcacaaacaaatatataaccGAGCCAATTTATAGCATAAAACCTGCCTTTGTGATAAATAACATCATGAAACCTGTACCAATTCCCAGTGTCTACAGTGATCCAAGTTTCTTGGCCTGGTTTAAAATAAGCTAGTCTTCTTTCACTTCCACAAACAACCATTACCGTATAATCAGAGTGTCGCTCCAAATTACTCGCagaaacaacaaattttttgaagaagaagGGATGGTCGACGCAATATTCCCAGGGCATAAACGTACGTATGTTCGGAAGTTCAAGTTGAACCCATGAAAAGGATTCAAAAGACTTGCATTTAGATTTTGAACATGGAGTCTCAGAAGCCAACCCTTGGAAGAAAGGCAGTTCCTGTGGGAATTTGCTTCTGGTAACAAAATACGGCGGCTCATGCCCCTTGACAGACTGAAGAAACCACGTTGATTAATATCGCCGCAATTTAGTGGCATATGCATAAGGAGAGGCATCTGATTAAACTTgtacataaattttttgatagcTGCAGCCCATCTCCATGAAGTACAAACCCAacgaaaagaaacaaaatccTCGTACAATTTTATCCGCCCAGCAATTTCGACCAACAGATCATGATGAAGTTCCGATCGACCAATTCGCCATTTCAGAGGCCACTCGACTAGAGATTAATTGAAATACCCTAACCCCTTAAGACTAAtctcgctctctctctcttgttgaaaattgagtaaaaaaaaaaagagagttgAAAAGTCAATTTGGAAGATAtcatttgaattcaatttggAGATAGTCGAGAAGTTTGATAAGCAATTAGAAGTGGTCAAAACTATTGAAATGGTGGCTATTGAATGTTGAAAAATTGGCTTGATTTTAGGCAAAATCTTGCCTATAAAAGGAAGCTCTCATTTGAGAGCTTGGCATCCCAAATCCCAGAGATGGAATCCAAGTTTTGGTGAGAAATTAAGAGGGAGAAATATTCTTAAGCATGTAGTTATATTGAAGGAGCATTTGGCTCCTCAATACAGGTATTATGGGTTTGCTTTGTTAAGGGATATTTCTCAAGATTATGTATTTGGGGCttgggtgagagaaaatttatgagagtgtggttgtaataattttccacatagtgaatatttttttttctctggttGTCTTGTGACAACGGCCGTGGTTTTTCTCCGGATTTAgagttttccacgtaaatcttgtgttgtgtgattggTATATTCTccattcaatttttcttattaatttgttgcttgataaattgcTTGGAGAGATCTTGGGAGGAAgttcaatttcctaacagtggtatcagagccattgATTGAAGTTTTGGTGTCggggtactattcacgtatacggtctGTTCACGTGAAGCAGTGGGAGCCAATCCAAATAATCTGTGGTGAAGAGAATAGGAAGCAAATATGTCAGCAGCTGGTGTTTTTCAAACTTGGTTGAAGTTTGAtgttgttgaaaaattaatgggaGAATGATTTTATTGGCTTGTGGAGAATTCAAGTCAAAGGTGTATCCAATCTGGTATGCAGAAAGATTTGAAGGTGTAAACAATTTTGGCACCTCAAGAAAATTGTCAAGAAGGCGGAGTGGGCTCGGCAAATTACTCCAGAATCAGTAAAGGAGATACCGATATTCTCGCAGATGGTGAGTTTCCTTTTGATAGGAGACTGGGTTAGTTCTTTTGGCATATAGATCTCCAAGTTGCCATGAAAGAGAACATGTTATGATCAGCGAGGTCCACAAGTTTGCACGCAGGCATTGGCTTGGTATAAATGCAAGGTGTGTGATGGAAAAGTTATGTCATGGCTGAAGAATTCTCAGGGAAACCAAGCATGAGAATTGCACCATAATTTTCAGCGGATATGTTCGACATGtgccgaaaaaaaaaaatcttagaatGGTTAATTCTAAGTGTTATACTCTTTATGGTGGAGTATGATAATTCTCTATGTTGAGAATTATGACTGTTGGTGAAGACAGTGCTTTGTAACATtagttatgaatttttttttttaatcaaggtggagattgttgaaaattgagtaaaaaaaaaagagagttgAAAAGTCAATTTGGAAGATAtcatttgaattcaatttggAGATAGTCGAGAAGTTTGATAAGCAATTAGAAGTGGTCAAAACTATTGAAATGGTGGCTATTGAATGTTGAAAAATTGGCTTGATTTTAGGCAAAATCTTGCCTATAAAAGGAAGCTCTCATTTGAGAGCTTGGCATCCCAAATCCCAGAGATGGAATCCAAGTTTTGGTGAGAAATTAAGAGGGAGAAATATTCTTAAGCATGTAGTTATATTGAAGGAGCATTTGGCTCCTCAATACAGGTATTATGGGTTTGCTTTGTTAAGGGATATTTCTCAAGATTATGTATTTGGGGCttgggtgagagaaaatttatgagagtgtggttgtaataattttccacatagtgaatatttttttttctctggttGTCTTGTGACAACGGCCGTGGTTTTTCTCCGGATTTAgagttttccacgtaaatcttgtgttgtgtgattggTATATTCTccattcaatttttcttattaatttgttgcttgataaattgcTTGGAGAGATCTTGGGAGGAaactcaatttcctaacatctctctctatctatatatatatatagtgtaTGTTAACTAGAAAACCTTTTTCAAATCGGAGGcgtacaaaaaattaacatagtAATTTTGTACATTGCGACAAGAATCTAGTTATGAATTCTACTAAAATCAGGAAAAGCAAGTCAATTCCAAATAGAACAAGAGtggtaaaattgaaataacaaaagtactattcaaataagaaaactAGTATGGGCTTGTATGTATCTGTCAATTGGATTCGGCCAATAGCCAGTGCACGACCCACCAAAACTAGTGGGCAATGATCTCGTTAGCCATTATGGTTCTGTCAATTATACATTATGTGTTAGATTGAAGACGTAGAAAAGGTGAACTTaatgaggaaaaaagaaagaaagaaagaaagacgtcgtaataatttctttgtaaTGCTGCTAACCTAAGATAAATTGAATCAAATAGAAATAGAACTGGGGTACGTGTGGTTGAGCTTGCTTTTGTTAAATGGACATCTCGTTCCCCTCTAAATATTCCCCTCTTGCCATGTTTGCTCGCGGTGAATTTTGTCAaattctttggttcttttcgAACCAGAGACGtgaaaaaagattaaataaataaaaaataatcataatttcattctGTTATTCCACATTATATTTAGTTATAGTAGGATAAGGTCAATCAAGTCAAATCAATCATGAGTTTCATTTGACTGGATACTTGAGTTCTAACccccttaaaaaataaaaatgtcaaaatatgaATAGTTTCTATATATTGCTCAAGGAAaatcaagagaaaaattagaatcAATCAAGCACGGAGAATTGCAAGGAGAATAATGGATACTTAAACAATATactgtttttaattacaatataatCTCCAATGATCttagaaacaaataattactTATGAAGCATTGCAAGTAGTTTATGTTGAAGTAAAATAGAAACGtaattaagaatgaaaaatacGTCAACATTGTAGCTGCTTCTAATTTTAGgcagcaaaataaatttgaaatcaaatatacaaaccaattttttttaaaaaaataaaatctaatcgTAAGTAAgctaactaaaataattatgttcaaGCCACATGGAGAGAGCAATACGGCTACTAGACGTACCCGTAAAATGTGGGACAATGCTACCGCGTCCAATGCCGTAGATTCCCATGTCCTTGCCCTCATTGGAGCCCCTTTCTACTTGACAATCATCAGTGAAATATGCCCCTCCTGATTCTACCAAATATTACCGCTGCCCCAACGAAGACCAAGACATTTAACACTTGTGCCATAACcgtcaaattaaattagaatccTCAGCACTAAAATCACAAACAACTATCCGCCCACACTTAGCTACAGCTAGAATAAAACTTAtctttgtgacaaataacaacAAGCCTCTCCCATTCCAAGTGTGTACACTGATCCAAGATTTTCGGCCTTGTTGGAAATAACCATTACTATGTAATCAGAGTTTTCCAGGTTACTCAATGACACAataaatcgtttgaagaaaatggaTTGGTGATCTCGTTGAGGAAATTCCCTATATTATTACTACAACGTGTTCTAAATGTGGTCGGAAGTTGAATTTGAACACGTTAGAAAGGATGCAAAAGAGACTTACATTGCAATTTCGAGCGTCAAATGTTAGAAGCCAACCATTTGAAGAAAGGCAGTTCCTGCAGGAATTTGCTTCTGATAACAAAACACGGTCGCTTATGCCTTTGAAAGACTGAAGAAACCACATTTGCTATTGCTGCAATTTAGTGGCAGATGCATAAGGAGATGCATCTGATTAAACTTGTtcttttaaatgtcattatattcagttgttattttgttttgttgacaataatttGTTTAGGTGTCAGTTATTTAGGACCTAGTCAAGTAAGTGGTGGACTTAGTCTACGACTTGGTAGGAATTATTGCCCACTTACCTTTTTTTCATGCTTAGAGTTGCCTGTCTTTAGGAATAACCGTTGtctttttgtttataaagGTTCAGTAAATAAAGATGCATAGGTAACTCTGAATTTGAACAACACCGGTGTGTTTCACAGGGAGGTGCAGGGTCTCTCGAACGATtctgatttattttcttgctttcCTTCTTAAATATTTCATCTTGCATCCAAAATGTTAGGCAGGACTAACAAGACTGATTCAAGCTCGCTGTACCATGTTCGTAAAGCTGTTGATAGTGCCAGCCAATCTCCGTGAAGTACAAAcccaacaaaaagaaacaaagtcTTCATACAATTAACTATTTGAAGAATAAATGTGACATTTTAATTggaaaattaactaattgaAGCCAAGATCTAGATCCAGTGGTAAAGTGCAATTTTTATAGATTTCAAGTTTTgcgtttgaatttgaatgggtgagtaaattaataataataataaaacaaattaactaGTTTT contains:
- the LOC102616550 gene encoding putative F-box protein At5g55150, translated to MVVCGSERRLAYFKPGQETWITVDTGNWYRFHDVIYHKGRFYAINWLGYIFVCDFTGHVPNNLIVVARMSISLLMSSSILYLVESGGALVVVTRSRANKFQVFEVDLTTNTWTKVKDLGNRALFLGLNSSFSIEILDSSICERNCIYFTDCSQVEIQFTDKWKVNGKNMGIYDIRDDSIVPHFMDKSSSRIALPMWVEQSYFF